In a genomic window of Zootoca vivipara chromosome 5, rZooViv1.1, whole genome shotgun sequence:
- the SPHKAP gene encoding A-kinase anchor protein SPHKAP isoform X3: protein MAGNSTLKVPSSNFESPLMYEVSEHQSSGTDSSGSSLGSSVTACKKVLCSNSLLESTDYWFQNQRTPCRIGIVEDKLEKNYASVCFVNLDAHEGNCSDELMKQRLIGISPNLPKLISSMNVQPPKENEIILLSGLTSGSLQAGFDVPQCSWLADVCLVQCARGNRKNSTNCIIFEINKFLIGLELVQEKQLHIEANILKPEDDTNCSVSSIEEDFLTASEHFEDESEADEYKNGQEKLNVTESSAEFKKHGGKGLESLQCKNPRSPFAVEANCINKDSAAPARISNSSDEDLNGEGEDSILRTVDKASKHWKSGIAGKSKSSSNTDDLEDSSRGDTDNSDVSEDVLLAAATKEDIISLDDAAEEQDVRLDTLDCRDERTDNPPVQNEQATAGQFATNLAESVLQDAFIRLSQSTFTKEAAISISVGSSLTPAAYAAQDAMASRPWNELPKIVIVQSPDGSENTSEWPGSSLPNLCPWSDVERPREAADWLQDNSGGTQSALEVALACAATVLGTISSPHAAEKLKREQEAADSQTISNEELEENSPQGVSNSPPVDYSFPSALCGMTQVASAVAVCGLGDKKDDKYPAASGGLLSAAETSAAITLHCSIAVGSSMENLNNSVAQALFKEASLVLAKPETYRNLGDFMESVNGKIVQAVTKPSVPHLEEVIVDELAQNLSNVILRHSVEEVRKKKLNTRSESNVDLSTQDVFIATANKLLFDVLYFTCKKMSDVTQLTESLSTFAEDNLSWQAMESQPKDSTNDLLQPSPDNSDNKPPSTFCGTSPNIDVVPTTKDIKGDVVLDTRESVTPRAASPPRVNAHSSPSGKASPKKRYLKRTARECYKSIHPSSSNHTKKELRSFTSREDTTLANECRHGIQERPPSNTAPSTESHEKPMCGATWHNEAQLSLSLLGNQGLLPSQPLLQLKHPADKYCVADFAEELAETVVSMATEIAAICLDNSNGKQPWFCAWKRGGEYLMPQALSCRSMKRKKEAQSSGSVVRKHRPPRLSEIKRKTDEHPELKERLMNRVVDESINLDDTPDPCNSFASEVAAKIVNLAEFSVADNAWQSPNHPRNRLHCDRWSRVNASSCESIPEEDSDSKGSANTLGLTNTLGQPISRTSSVSKQSSCESITDEFSRFMVNQMENEGREFDLLLDYYAGKNANNILTSAMQQVAKKNGHLNVRPSCPSKQSSTESITEEFYRYMLREIEKENRENVSSARSAKDWSSNLLPPSQRSPFCFRQSSVPDSRSLASRLTVNVPIKANSLDGFSRNGHRDSLSVEPISTASSSGLCKSDSYLYQRCRTDQATDMLIHETWANSIKALMCKNKIIANDVEVSELDQHPHDSPPHVQQYANRLAANIVESGKTLIVHHQDSANRDHTADSRHVPIGMQKNCKPIGDRIDLDVKKTHSSSPGFFPTNHTSCSVCLREVPLIQIETEQREVLDEVSEPLAEVNVASGKPKGYLSKQKRAEAYSGRHLDSSTNSSLTIRSDPEPEASKEAKAVEEFPVPPSSSDESTGSSWCQLANDEDNPEDTSSYLQLSERSMSNGNSSTTSSLGIMDLEIYQENMPSSHTIK, encoded by the exons GTTTGCTTTGTGAATCTGGATGCCCATGAAGGTAACTGCAGTGATGAACTCATGAAACAG AGGTTGATCGGTATCTCTCCAAATCTCCCAAAGCTTATCAGCTCTATGAATGTACAGCCTCCCAAAGAGAATGAAATCATCCTGCTGAGCGGATTGACTTCAGGGAGCCTTCAGGCTGGTTTTGATGTACCCCAG TGTTCTTGGCTGGCAGATGTCTGTCTGGTTCAGTGTGCAAGAGGAAACAGAAAGAACAGCACAAACTGCATCATCTTTGAAATAAACAAGTTTCTGATTGGGCTGGAGCTTGTGCAGGAGAAGCAGCTGCACATCGAGGCCAACATCTTAAAGCCTGAGGACGACACTAACTGCTCCGTGTCCTCAATAGAAGAAGATTTTCTTACAGCTTCCGAACACTTCGAAGATGAGAGTGAGGCCGATGAATATAAAAACG GTCAGGAAAAACTGAATGTCACCGAGTCCTCAGCAGAGTTCAAAAAGCATGGAGGGAAAGGACTTGAAAGCTTACAGTGCAAAAATCCCAGGTCGCCATTTGCTGTGGAAGCGAATTGTATTAACAAAGACAGCGCAGCTCCTGCTAGGATTTCAAACTCGTCGGATGAGGACTTGAATGGTGAGGGCGAAGACAGCATTTTGCGAACTGTGGACAAAGCCAGTAAGCACTGGAAATCTGGTATAGCTGGGAAATCTAAGTCATCCTCTAATACTGATGATCTGGAAGACTCTTCCAGAGGTGATACGGACAATTCGGATGTGTCGGAAGACGTGTTGTTGGCCGCAGCAACCAAGGAGGACATTATTTCTCTGGATGATGCAGCAGAAGAACAAGACGTACGTTTAGACACCTTGGATTGTAGAGATGAAAGAACAGATAATCCTCCCGTGCAAAATGAACAGGCCACAGCAGGTCAGTTTGCTACAAATTTGGCAGAGTCAGTCCTGCAAGACGCATTCATCAGGTTGTCTCAGTCTACTTTTACCAAAGAGGCTGCCATCAGCATCTCTGTTGGTAGCTCCTTAACTCCAGCTGCATATGCAGCACAGGATGCGATGGCTTCACGACCATGGAACGAACTCCCCAAAATTGTCATAGTTCAAAGTCCAGATGGCTCCGAAAACACATCTGAATGGCCTGGATCTAGCTTACCAAATTTGTGTCCTTGGTCTGACGTTGAGCGTCCCCGTGAAGCTGCAGACTGGTTGCAAGACAACAGTGGAGGCACCCAAAGTGCCTTGGAAGTGGCTTTGGCCTGTGCCGCTACAGTCCTTGGTACCATATCGAGCCCTCATGCCGCAGAAAAgctcaaaagagaacaggaagctgCAGACTCTCAAACAATTTCTAATGAAGAGTTGGAGGAAAACTCTCCCCAAGGCGTCAGTAACAGCCCGCCTGTGGATTACTCGTTCCCATCTGCCCTGTGCGGCATGACTCAAGTAGCGAGTGCTGTTGCAGTTTGTGGTCTTGGTGACAAGAAAGATGATAAGTATCCTGCAGCCTCCGGAGGACTCTTGTCTGCCGCAGAGACATCGGCAGCCATCACTCTTCACTGTAGCATAGCTGTAGGGAGCAGCATGGAGAACCTGAACAATAGCGTTGCACAAGCATTATTCAAAGAGGCTTCCTTAGTGTTAGCCAAGCCTGAAACATACAGAAACCTAGGCGACTTTATGGAATCTGTAAATGGGAAAATTGTCCAGGCTGTGACAAAGCCCTCAGTTCCCCATTTGGAGGAAGTGATTGTTGATGAACTTGCCCAGAACTTGTCCAATGTTATTCTGAGACACTCAGTGGAAGAGGTCAGGAAGAAGAAGCTAAACACACGATCTGAAAGCAACGTAGACCTCAGTACCCAAGATGTTTTTATTGCAACTGCAAATAAGCTGCTTTTTGATGTGCTGTACTTCACTTGTAAGAAAATGAGCGATGTCACACAACTCACTGAGTCTTTAAGTACTTTTGCTGAAGATAATCTTAGCTGGCAGGCAATGGAGAGCCAACCAAAGGACTCTACAAATGATCTATTACAACCATCTCCAGACAACTCTGATAATAAGCCTCCTAGTACTTTTTGTGGCACTAGCCCTAACATTGATGTTGTACCCACAACAAAAGACATCAAAGGGGACGTTGTGCTGGATACCCGGGAATCGGTCACACCTCGTGCAGCTTCACCACCTAGGGTCAATGCTCATAGCTCACCTTCTGGAAAAGCATCTCCCAAAAAAAGGTATTTGAAAAGAACTGCAAGAGAGTGCTACAAGTCCATACATCCCAGTAGCAGCAATCATACAAAGAAAGAACTCCGGTCGTTTACCAGCAGAGAAGACACAACACTAGCCAATGAATGCAGACATGGCATTCAGGAACGTCCACCTTCCAACACTGCACCAAGTACAGAAAGTCATGAAAAGCCTATGTGTGGTGCCACATGGCACAATGAAGCTCAACTGAGCCTCTCCTTATTGGGTAATCAGGGTTTGTTGCCTTCCCAACCTCTGCTACAGTTGAAGCATCCAGCAGATAAATACTGCGTAGCAGATTTTGCAGAGGAATTGGCAGAGACAGTGGTCTCTATGGCAACAGAAATTGCTGCCATTTGCCTTGACAATTCAAACGGCAAGCAACCTTGGTTCTGCGCGTGGAAAAGAGGCGGCGAATATTTGATGCCCCAAGCTTTGTCATGCCGAAGCATGAAAAGGAAGAAGGAGGCACAGTCCAGTGGATCGGTCGTGAGAAAGCATCGGCCGCCCAGGCTTAGTGAGATCAAGAGGAAAACGGATGAGCACCCTGAGCTGAAAGAAAGGCTTATGAACAGAGTGGTGGACGAATCCATTAACCTTGATGACACACCGGATCCATGCAATAGCTTTGCCAGTGAAGTAGCTGCTAAAATTGTGAATTTGGCTGAGTTCTCTGTGGCTGATAATGCGTGGCAAAGCCCAAACCATCCTCGAAATAGACTGCACTGTGACAGATGGAGCAGAGTCAACGCATCCAGCTGTGAAAGCATCCCGGAGGAGGACTCCGATTCCAAAGGGTCTGCGAATACTTTGGGTCTCACAAACACTTTAGGGCAGCCAATAAGCAGGACTAGCTCTGTCTCCAAACAGTCCAGCTGTGAGAGCATTACGGACGAGTTTTCAAGGTTTATGGTCAACCAGATGGAGAACGAAGGTCGAGAGTTTGATTTACTGCTTGACTACTATGCTGGGAAGAATGCAAATAACATCTTGACTTCTGCAATGCAACAAGTTGCCAAGAAAAATGGCCACCTCAATGTGAGGCCAAGTTGCCCATCCAAACAGTCCAGCACAGAAAGCATAACAGAAGAATTTTATAGATATATGCTGAGGGAAATTGAAAAGGAAAATAGAGAGAATGTGTCTTCTGCTAGGAGTGCCAAGGACTGGAGTAGCAATTTATTACCTCCTTCCCAACGCTCACCTTTTTGTTTTAGACAGTCCTCAGTGCCCGATAGCAGAAGCTTGGCTTCTAGGCTAACAGTGAATGTGCCCATCAAAGCAAATTCATTAGATGGCTTCTCTCGCAATGGCCACAGGGATTCTTTAAGTGTAGAGCCAATCAGCACGGCTTCCTCTTCAGGGCTTTGCAAATCAGACTCTTACCTGTACCAAAGATGTAGGACTGATCAGGCAACCGACATGCTGATTCATGAGACATGGGCAAATTCCATCAAAGCTCTAATGTGCAAGAACAAAATAATAGCAAATGACGTGGAAGTTTCAGAGCTTGACCAGCATCCTCACGACTCCCCACCGCATGTTCAACAGTATGCAAACAGGCTAGCTGCAAATATTGTTGAAAGCGGGAAGACTTTAATTGTCCATCACCAAGATTCTGCAAACAGAGATCACACAGCAGACAGCAGACATGTCCCAATAGGGATGCAAAAAAACTGTAAACCAATAGGAGACAGAATAGATTTAGATGTGAAAAAAACACATTCTTCATCCCCTGGATTTTTTCCTACGAACCATACAAGCTGTTCTGTATGCCTAAGGGAAGTGCCTTTAATTCAgatagaaacagaacaaagagaaGTCCTTGATGAAGTCTCAGAACCATTGGCAGAAGTTAATGTGGCCTCTGGGAAACCAAAGGGGTATCTCAGCAAACAAAAACGTGCAGAAGCATATTCAGGAAGGCACCTGGATTCCTCAACAAACAGCAG CTTGACTATACGCAGTGATCCTGAACCTGAAGCTTCCAAAGAGGCCAAAGCAGTGGAAGAGTTTCCAGTTCCTCCCAGCAGCAGTGACGAAAGCACAGGTAGCAGCTGGTGCCAGCTGGCAAATGACGAGGACAATCCTGAGGATACAAGCAGCTATTTGCAACTCAGCGAGAGATCTATGAG CAATGGCAACAGCAGTACCACTAGCAGTCTTGGCATTATGGACCTGGAAATTTATCAGGAAAACATGCCATCTTCTCATACAATTAAGTAA
- the SPHKAP gene encoding A-kinase anchor protein SPHKAP isoform X1 — protein sequence MAGNSTLKVPSSNFESPLMYEVSEHQSSGTDSSGSSLGSSVTACKKVLCSNSLLESTDYWFQNQRTPCRIGIVEDKLEKNYASVCFVNLDAHEGNCSDELMKQRLIGISPNLPKLISSMNVQPPKENEIILLSGLTSGSLQAGFDVPQCSWLADVCLVQCARGNRKNSTNCIIFEINKFLIGLELVQEKQLHIEANILKPEDDTNCSVSSIEEDFLTASEHFEDESEADEYKNGQEKLNVTESSAEFKKHGGKGLESLQCKNPRSPFAVEANCINKDSAAPARISNSSDEDLNGEGEDSILRTVDKASKHWKSGIAGKSKSSSNTDDLEDSSRGDTDNSDVSEDVLLAAATKEDIISLDDAAEEQDVRLDTLDCRDERTDNPPVQNEQATAGQFATNLAESVLQDAFIRLSQSTFTKEAAISISVGSSLTPAAYAAQDAMASRPWNELPKIVIVQSPDGSENTSEWPGSSLPNLCPWSDVERPREAADWLQDNSGGTQSALEVALACAATVLGTISSPHAAEKLKREQEAADSQTISNEELEENSPQGVSNSPPVDYSFPSALCGMTQVASAVAVCGLGDKKDDKYPAASGGLLSAAETSAAITLHCSIAVGSSMENLNNSVAQALFKEASLVLAKPETYRNLGDFMESVNGKIVQAVTKPSVPHLEEVIVDELAQNLSNVILRHSVEEVRKKKLNTRSESNVDLSTQDVFIATANKLLFDVLYFTCKKMSDVTQLTESLSTFAEDNLSWQAMESQPKDSTNDLLQPSPDNSDNKPPSTFCGTSPNIDVVPTTKDIKGDVVLDTRESVTPRAASPPRVNAHSSPSGKASPKKRYLKRTARECYKSIHPSSSNHTKKELRSFTSREDTTLANECRHGIQERPPSNTAPSTESHEKPMCGATWHNEAQLSLSLLGNQGLLPSQPLLQLKHPADKYCVADFAEELAETVVSMATEIAAICLDNSNGKQPWFCAWKRGGEYLMPQALSCRSMKRKKEAQSSGSVVRKHRPPRLSEIKRKTDEHPELKERLMNRVVDESINLDDTPDPCNSFASEVAAKIVNLAEFSVADNAWQSPNHPRNRLHCDRWSRVNASSCESIPEEDSDSKGSANTLGLTNTLGQPISRTSSVSKQSSCESITDEFSRFMVNQMENEGREFDLLLDYYAGKNANNILTSAMQQVAKKNGHLNVRPSCPSKQSSTESITEEFYRYMLREIEKENRENVSSARSAKDWSSNLLPPSQRSPFCFRQSSVPDSRSLASRLTVNVPIKANSLDGFSRNGHRDSLSVEPISTASSSGLCKSDSYLYQRCRTDQATDMLIHETWANSIKALMCKNKIIANDVEVSELDQHPHDSPPHVQQYANRLAANIVESGKTLIVHHQDSANRDHTADSRHVPIGMQKNCKPIGDRIDLDVKKTHSSSPGFFPTNHTSCSVCLREVPLIQIETEQREVLDEVSEPLAEVNVASGKPKGYLSKQKRAEAYSGRHLDSSTNSSLTIRSDPEPEASKEAKAVEEFPVPPSSSDESTGSSWCQLANDEDNPEDTSSYLQLSERSMSELIEENTRHSKMPEKVEECASGLSTGTANGQKDLLVINFDLEPECPDAELRTTLQWIAASELGIPMIYFKKSQENRIEKFLDVVQLVHEKSWKVGDIFHAVVQFCKLHEESREQTPSLFDWLLELG from the exons GTTTGCTTTGTGAATCTGGATGCCCATGAAGGTAACTGCAGTGATGAACTCATGAAACAG AGGTTGATCGGTATCTCTCCAAATCTCCCAAAGCTTATCAGCTCTATGAATGTACAGCCTCCCAAAGAGAATGAAATCATCCTGCTGAGCGGATTGACTTCAGGGAGCCTTCAGGCTGGTTTTGATGTACCCCAG TGTTCTTGGCTGGCAGATGTCTGTCTGGTTCAGTGTGCAAGAGGAAACAGAAAGAACAGCACAAACTGCATCATCTTTGAAATAAACAAGTTTCTGATTGGGCTGGAGCTTGTGCAGGAGAAGCAGCTGCACATCGAGGCCAACATCTTAAAGCCTGAGGACGACACTAACTGCTCCGTGTCCTCAATAGAAGAAGATTTTCTTACAGCTTCCGAACACTTCGAAGATGAGAGTGAGGCCGATGAATATAAAAACG GTCAGGAAAAACTGAATGTCACCGAGTCCTCAGCAGAGTTCAAAAAGCATGGAGGGAAAGGACTTGAAAGCTTACAGTGCAAAAATCCCAGGTCGCCATTTGCTGTGGAAGCGAATTGTATTAACAAAGACAGCGCAGCTCCTGCTAGGATTTCAAACTCGTCGGATGAGGACTTGAATGGTGAGGGCGAAGACAGCATTTTGCGAACTGTGGACAAAGCCAGTAAGCACTGGAAATCTGGTATAGCTGGGAAATCTAAGTCATCCTCTAATACTGATGATCTGGAAGACTCTTCCAGAGGTGATACGGACAATTCGGATGTGTCGGAAGACGTGTTGTTGGCCGCAGCAACCAAGGAGGACATTATTTCTCTGGATGATGCAGCAGAAGAACAAGACGTACGTTTAGACACCTTGGATTGTAGAGATGAAAGAACAGATAATCCTCCCGTGCAAAATGAACAGGCCACAGCAGGTCAGTTTGCTACAAATTTGGCAGAGTCAGTCCTGCAAGACGCATTCATCAGGTTGTCTCAGTCTACTTTTACCAAAGAGGCTGCCATCAGCATCTCTGTTGGTAGCTCCTTAACTCCAGCTGCATATGCAGCACAGGATGCGATGGCTTCACGACCATGGAACGAACTCCCCAAAATTGTCATAGTTCAAAGTCCAGATGGCTCCGAAAACACATCTGAATGGCCTGGATCTAGCTTACCAAATTTGTGTCCTTGGTCTGACGTTGAGCGTCCCCGTGAAGCTGCAGACTGGTTGCAAGACAACAGTGGAGGCACCCAAAGTGCCTTGGAAGTGGCTTTGGCCTGTGCCGCTACAGTCCTTGGTACCATATCGAGCCCTCATGCCGCAGAAAAgctcaaaagagaacaggaagctgCAGACTCTCAAACAATTTCTAATGAAGAGTTGGAGGAAAACTCTCCCCAAGGCGTCAGTAACAGCCCGCCTGTGGATTACTCGTTCCCATCTGCCCTGTGCGGCATGACTCAAGTAGCGAGTGCTGTTGCAGTTTGTGGTCTTGGTGACAAGAAAGATGATAAGTATCCTGCAGCCTCCGGAGGACTCTTGTCTGCCGCAGAGACATCGGCAGCCATCACTCTTCACTGTAGCATAGCTGTAGGGAGCAGCATGGAGAACCTGAACAATAGCGTTGCACAAGCATTATTCAAAGAGGCTTCCTTAGTGTTAGCCAAGCCTGAAACATACAGAAACCTAGGCGACTTTATGGAATCTGTAAATGGGAAAATTGTCCAGGCTGTGACAAAGCCCTCAGTTCCCCATTTGGAGGAAGTGATTGTTGATGAACTTGCCCAGAACTTGTCCAATGTTATTCTGAGACACTCAGTGGAAGAGGTCAGGAAGAAGAAGCTAAACACACGATCTGAAAGCAACGTAGACCTCAGTACCCAAGATGTTTTTATTGCAACTGCAAATAAGCTGCTTTTTGATGTGCTGTACTTCACTTGTAAGAAAATGAGCGATGTCACACAACTCACTGAGTCTTTAAGTACTTTTGCTGAAGATAATCTTAGCTGGCAGGCAATGGAGAGCCAACCAAAGGACTCTACAAATGATCTATTACAACCATCTCCAGACAACTCTGATAATAAGCCTCCTAGTACTTTTTGTGGCACTAGCCCTAACATTGATGTTGTACCCACAACAAAAGACATCAAAGGGGACGTTGTGCTGGATACCCGGGAATCGGTCACACCTCGTGCAGCTTCACCACCTAGGGTCAATGCTCATAGCTCACCTTCTGGAAAAGCATCTCCCAAAAAAAGGTATTTGAAAAGAACTGCAAGAGAGTGCTACAAGTCCATACATCCCAGTAGCAGCAATCATACAAAGAAAGAACTCCGGTCGTTTACCAGCAGAGAAGACACAACACTAGCCAATGAATGCAGACATGGCATTCAGGAACGTCCACCTTCCAACACTGCACCAAGTACAGAAAGTCATGAAAAGCCTATGTGTGGTGCCACATGGCACAATGAAGCTCAACTGAGCCTCTCCTTATTGGGTAATCAGGGTTTGTTGCCTTCCCAACCTCTGCTACAGTTGAAGCATCCAGCAGATAAATACTGCGTAGCAGATTTTGCAGAGGAATTGGCAGAGACAGTGGTCTCTATGGCAACAGAAATTGCTGCCATTTGCCTTGACAATTCAAACGGCAAGCAACCTTGGTTCTGCGCGTGGAAAAGAGGCGGCGAATATTTGATGCCCCAAGCTTTGTCATGCCGAAGCATGAAAAGGAAGAAGGAGGCACAGTCCAGTGGATCGGTCGTGAGAAAGCATCGGCCGCCCAGGCTTAGTGAGATCAAGAGGAAAACGGATGAGCACCCTGAGCTGAAAGAAAGGCTTATGAACAGAGTGGTGGACGAATCCATTAACCTTGATGACACACCGGATCCATGCAATAGCTTTGCCAGTGAAGTAGCTGCTAAAATTGTGAATTTGGCTGAGTTCTCTGTGGCTGATAATGCGTGGCAAAGCCCAAACCATCCTCGAAATAGACTGCACTGTGACAGATGGAGCAGAGTCAACGCATCCAGCTGTGAAAGCATCCCGGAGGAGGACTCCGATTCCAAAGGGTCTGCGAATACTTTGGGTCTCACAAACACTTTAGGGCAGCCAATAAGCAGGACTAGCTCTGTCTCCAAACAGTCCAGCTGTGAGAGCATTACGGACGAGTTTTCAAGGTTTATGGTCAACCAGATGGAGAACGAAGGTCGAGAGTTTGATTTACTGCTTGACTACTATGCTGGGAAGAATGCAAATAACATCTTGACTTCTGCAATGCAACAAGTTGCCAAGAAAAATGGCCACCTCAATGTGAGGCCAAGTTGCCCATCCAAACAGTCCAGCACAGAAAGCATAACAGAAGAATTTTATAGATATATGCTGAGGGAAATTGAAAAGGAAAATAGAGAGAATGTGTCTTCTGCTAGGAGTGCCAAGGACTGGAGTAGCAATTTATTACCTCCTTCCCAACGCTCACCTTTTTGTTTTAGACAGTCCTCAGTGCCCGATAGCAGAAGCTTGGCTTCTAGGCTAACAGTGAATGTGCCCATCAAAGCAAATTCATTAGATGGCTTCTCTCGCAATGGCCACAGGGATTCTTTAAGTGTAGAGCCAATCAGCACGGCTTCCTCTTCAGGGCTTTGCAAATCAGACTCTTACCTGTACCAAAGATGTAGGACTGATCAGGCAACCGACATGCTGATTCATGAGACATGGGCAAATTCCATCAAAGCTCTAATGTGCAAGAACAAAATAATAGCAAATGACGTGGAAGTTTCAGAGCTTGACCAGCATCCTCACGACTCCCCACCGCATGTTCAACAGTATGCAAACAGGCTAGCTGCAAATATTGTTGAAAGCGGGAAGACTTTAATTGTCCATCACCAAGATTCTGCAAACAGAGATCACACAGCAGACAGCAGACATGTCCCAATAGGGATGCAAAAAAACTGTAAACCAATAGGAGACAGAATAGATTTAGATGTGAAAAAAACACATTCTTCATCCCCTGGATTTTTTCCTACGAACCATACAAGCTGTTCTGTATGCCTAAGGGAAGTGCCTTTAATTCAgatagaaacagaacaaagagaaGTCCTTGATGAAGTCTCAGAACCATTGGCAGAAGTTAATGTGGCCTCTGGGAAACCAAAGGGGTATCTCAGCAAACAAAAACGTGCAGAAGCATATTCAGGAAGGCACCTGGATTCCTCAACAAACAGCAG CTTGACTATACGCAGTGATCCTGAACCTGAAGCTTCCAAAGAGGCCAAAGCAGTGGAAGAGTTTCCAGTTCCTCCCAGCAGCAGTGACGAAAGCACAGGTAGCAGCTGGTGCCAGCTGGCAAATGACGAGGACAATCCTGAGGATACAAGCAGCTATTTGCAACTCAGCGAGAGATCTATGAG TGAATTAATAGAAGAAAACACACGCCACAGCAAAATGCCAGAAAAGGTAGAAG AATGCGCTTCTGGCTTATCCACTGGAACAGCCAATGGGCAAAAGGATCTCTTGGTGATCAACTTTGACCTGGAACCAGAGTGCCCTGACGCAGAATTGCGTACCACCCTTCAGTGGATCGCTGCATCAGAGCTTGGGATCCCCATGATCTATTTTAAGAAATCTCAGGAAAATAGAATTGAAAAG TTTTTAGATGTTGTGCAGCTTGTCCATGAGAAGTCCTGGAAAGTGGGCGATATCTTTCATGCCGTGGTACAATTCTGCAAACTCCATGAAGAAAGCAGAGAACAGACTCCGAGCCTGTTTGACTGGCTACTTGAGTTGGGATAA